Below is a window of bacterium DNA.
GAAGATTTCCCTCTCCCGGCGGGAGCGGCGTCCGACGGGCCGGGGTGAGGGTCGGGGGCGGGAACGTAGAAAACGCGGCGGCCCGCAGGGGACTCATCCCACGGGATCGCCCTACATATGTAGTGGATAACCCTAGAATCCCGGCAGGGGCACCGGAGTCAGGCAGAGCAGGAAGAGCAGAATCGCCCCGACGGCGCCCAGCGTGCGGCCCCGGCCCAGCGGCGTGACGTCGTCCAGGGGCGCGGGCCTCTTCCGGGCGACGAAGAAGAGGACCCCGATCCACACCAGCCACCCGGGCCAGAAGAAGGCGAAGAACAACAGGGCGACCACCATCAGACTCCCCAGCGGCTTGTACGCCCTGCGCAGGCCGGCGAAGACGATGTGGCCGCCATCCAACTGCCCCACGGGGACCAGGTTGAGCGCGGTCACGAGGAACCCCAGCCAGCCGGCGAAGGCCACCGGGTGCAGGAGGAGGACCTCGTCCGGGGCCAACGTACCCACTACGGCGAGCTGGAGTAGCTTAAAGAGGGGCGGCATGTTTACCAACATGGACGCCGTGGGCTCGTCGAAGAAGCGCATGGTGATCAGCCCCGGCTGGCCGTAGGTCAGCTCGAACTCGGGCCAGTAGAGCGGTACCGCCGTCCGGGGGTCCAGCTTTACCACCTCGGACAGGGTCAGGCCGATGATGGTGACAATGATCGCCGCGACGACCCCGGCCAGCGGTCCGGCGATTCCGATGTCGAAGAGGGCCCGGCGGTCGGGCACCGGCGAGCGCATGCGGATGACCGCCCCCGCCGTACCGAGGAGCGGATTCGGCACGGGTAAAAGTAAAGGTAACGTGGCGCTGACCCCGTGGCGCCGGGCGGCGATGTAGTGTCCAAACTCGTGGGCCAGGAGAATGCCGAGGAGGGAGACGGCGAAGGGGAGCCCCAGATACCACAGCTCCGGATGCTCGAGGATGTCCACCCCGGCGTGCATCCCGCCGGCCCAGAGCACCGTCAGGACCGTCAGAACGGCGAAGACGAGCTGCGTCCGCCGGTTGAAGCCGCGACCGCTGCGCTTGGTCCCGATTTTCATGGCGGCGGTGTCGGCCGTGCCGGAGACCCGCGCCGTGTAACCCAGGGAATCGCACGTTTCTATGATTCCCCGAATCGCCTTTTTCGGTTCTCCGACGAGCTCGCCGGTGTAGTGGATAAGACGGGCGTCGTAGTGCTTTTGGAGAATCTCGATGTACGGGGCCAAACGGGGGGCGAGTTGGGCGGAGGCAATCGTAAAGGCCTCCAGCTCGCGCCGGAGGTTACGCGTCGGTTTCTTACGGAAGAGGGATGAGAAGAGGCTCATCGCAGGCATACCCACCGCGTAGTGGTTAATAGGCGAACAGGGTCATTCCTCACTCATCGGCGTCCGCCCGGCCCCGGCGGTCGAGGTAGGCCTGGAGGATGAGCGCCGCGGCGACGGCGTCCACTTTTCCCCTGGCCGACCGCGCGTCGAGACCGGCCTCGCGCAACGCGTCCTGTGCCACCCGGGACGTGTACCGCTCGTCGGAG
It encodes the following:
- a CDS encoding site-2 protease family protein; amino-acid sequence: MPAMSLFSSLFRKKPTRNLRRELEAFTIASAQLAPRLAPYIEILQKHYDARLIHYTGELVGEPKKAIRGIIETCDSLGYTARVSGTADTAAMKIGTKRSGRGFNRRTQLVFAVLTVLTVLWAGGMHAGVDILEHPELWYLGLPFAVSLLGILLAHEFGHYIAARRHGVSATLPLLLPVPNPLLGTAGAVIRMRSPVPDRRALFDIGIAGPLAGVVAAIIVTIIGLTLSEVVKLDPRTAVPLYWPEFELTYGQPGLITMRFFDEPTASMLVNMPPLFKLLQLAVVGTLAPDEVLLLHPVAFAGWLGFLVTALNLVPVGQLDGGHIVFAGLRRAYKPLGSLMVVALLFFAFFWPGWLVWIGVLFFVARKRPAPLDDVTPLGRGRTLGAVGAILLFLLCLTPVPLPGF